A window from Rhizosphaericola mali encodes these proteins:
- a CDS encoding Crp/Fnr family transcriptional regulator, translating to MIDNYPIVQKLFSQILPISDIVVEGFSKKMVERNFKKGEIIKPYNGTERFLNIVVSGSAGLFVAKNEKDICINITYENAFFSDYSSFLNQQPTAIQAQSLEDCLFYSIEYRQLNYLYGKSMQGMSLGKIFAEQAYVRKQQEQINLLTQTPLERYRNLLNARPDIFQRTPLKIIASYLGLTPESLSRIRKKQ from the coding sequence ATGATCGATAATTATCCAATTGTCCAGAAATTATTTTCTCAAATACTACCAATCTCAGATATTGTCGTTGAAGGTTTTTCAAAAAAAATGGTAGAACGAAATTTCAAAAAAGGGGAAATTATCAAACCTTATAATGGGACGGAGCGTTTTTTGAATATTGTAGTAAGTGGTTCCGCGGGTTTATTTGTGGCAAAAAATGAAAAAGATATTTGCATAAATATTACTTATGAAAATGCTTTTTTTTCAGATTATAGTTCTTTTTTAAATCAACAGCCGACTGCAATACAGGCGCAATCGTTAGAAGATTGTCTTTTTTATTCTATAGAATATAGGCAGTTGAATTATTTATATGGCAAGTCAATGCAAGGAATGTCTTTGGGGAAAATTTTTGCGGAGCAAGCTTATGTACGTAAACAACAAGAGCAAATAAATTTACTTACGCAAACGCCATTAGAACGTTATCGCAATTTGCTAAATGCTCGACCGGATATTTTTCAAAGAACACCTTTGAAAATCATTGCTTCTTATCTTGGTTTGACTCCTGAAAGCTTAAGTCGTATTCGAAAAAAACAATAA
- a CDS encoding DUF6580 family putative transport protein, which yields MKKGSSIIIAFVLLTVVGALYRIVPGRPFGFAPQYAMALFGGFLFQNDKKWAFILPIGSMFLSDLLFQGLFKLNMTSTPGFYSGQLVNYILFAILAVFGFIIKKMDFRNIIMASVLSTTFYFLVSNMYVWISTDFYSKNWGGLMQSYTLGLPFYRNSIIATLVFSAILFGGYALIGKSFTKSQRVTA from the coding sequence ATGAAAAAAGGATCTTCTATTATAATTGCATTTGTATTATTAACTGTTGTCGGCGCATTATATCGCATCGTACCTGGCAGACCATTTGGCTTTGCTCCACAATATGCAATGGCATTGTTTGGTGGATTTCTGTTTCAAAATGACAAAAAATGGGCGTTTATTCTACCTATTGGATCGATGTTTTTGTCTGATTTATTATTCCAAGGTTTATTCAAATTAAATATGACTTCCACACCGGGATTCTATTCTGGACAATTGGTTAATTATATTTTATTTGCCATTTTAGCAGTATTCGGATTTATTATTAAAAAAATGGACTTCCGCAATATCATTATGGCTTCCGTTTTGTCCACTACCTTTTACTTTTTAGTTTCTAATATGTACGTTTGGATTTCTACGGATTTTTATTCAAAAAATTGGGGCGGTTTGATGCAATCCTACACTTTAGGATTGCCATTTTATAGAAATAGTATTATTGCAACATTAGTTTTTTCAGCTATATTATTTGGCGGTTATGCATTGATTGGAAAATCATTTACCAAGTCACAACGAGTAACTGCTTAA
- a CDS encoding MFS transporter, with the protein MNKTIYALALGVFGVITTEFGVIGILPVLAKNFHVSIDTAGWLLSGFALTVALCGPFVTSMTKNINRKTMLLAVLATFIASNLASALATNFTVLLVSRILPAIFYPAFWAIALTLAMKQVSEKEAPKAISVVMTGLSVATVLGVPITTYFADLFNWRASFYTAGAVNLIAFIILLFLVPSTPVAKQKTSNKNISILKHPLTWVNYLYILLMISGMFATYSYLADYFTQITKMNGKQVSLMLLLFGSAGIIGNWLMGKIISHNVQHGFRYFPIALILVELLAYFFGGYFIPMTIVIIFWGFIHTAGFLVGNTRGVHGVPKEALEFSNSFLPSFFNLGITIGTMVSGYVIKHSNIHQVIWVSISFLFAAFIMSLIKIKKPMPVYSNEAVESEPILFHA; encoded by the coding sequence TGGCAAAGAACTTTCATGTTTCTATAGATACAGCAGGTTGGTTATTAAGTGGATTTGCATTAACTGTGGCTTTGTGTGGCCCATTCGTAACTTCAATGACCAAAAATATCAATCGAAAAACTATGTTATTGGCAGTATTGGCTACTTTCATCGCATCAAATCTGGCCTCAGCCTTAGCAACAAATTTTACGGTATTATTAGTTTCTAGGATTTTACCTGCTATTTTCTATCCTGCATTTTGGGCGATTGCTCTCACGTTAGCCATGAAGCAAGTATCCGAAAAAGAAGCGCCCAAAGCCATTTCCGTTGTAATGACAGGATTAAGTGTGGCGACAGTTTTAGGTGTTCCGATTACTACTTATTTTGCTGATTTATTTAATTGGAGAGCGTCTTTTTATACCGCGGGAGCAGTGAATCTAATTGCATTTATCATTTTGCTTTTTTTAGTACCATCGACACCTGTGGCCAAACAAAAAACATCCAACAAAAATATTTCCATACTCAAACATCCGTTGACTTGGGTAAATTATTTATATATACTATTGATGATCTCGGGAATGTTTGCCACCTATAGTTATTTGGCTGATTATTTTACTCAGATAACCAAAATGAATGGCAAACAAGTTAGTTTGATGTTACTTTTATTTGGAAGCGCGGGTATTATTGGCAATTGGTTGATGGGGAAAATTATCAGCCATAATGTGCAACATGGATTTCGCTATTTCCCCATTGCATTGATTCTTGTAGAGTTATTAGCTTATTTTTTCGGAGGATATTTTATTCCGATGACAATTGTCATTATATTTTGGGGATTTATACATACAGCGGGATTTCTTGTCGGCAATACGCGTGGAGTACATGGCGTACCAAAAGAAGCATTAGAATTTTCCAATAGTTTTTTGCCTTCATTTTTCAATCTTGGTATTACGATCGGAACAATGGTCAGTGGATATGTCATCAAACATTCCAATATTCATCAGGTAATTTGGGTGAGCATTTCTTTTCTATTTGCGGCTTTTATTATGAGCTTAATCAAAATAAAGAAACCTATGCCTGTATATTCTAATGAAGCAGTAGAAAGTGAACCAATATTATTTCATGCTTAA
- a CDS encoding DUF2306 domain-containing protein, whose translation MGNQLELTVKIFIYIHAIAGGVGLIAGLAALIAKKGSVIHKKSGVFFNYGMGISALLSLIIAKMPHHENVFLFLIGIFTIYMLLVGTRALNFKKNDDVKNIRLDKIISGTMLFAAVCMVILGIKLQQQHQAGFVLYLFFGLLSAYMAGRDFRFYKSPLLWRKKWLSNHIGKMVGAYIASVTAFLVAALRFTSISIWIIPTIIGTIYIIYWNRKTTPKKKEIVA comes from the coding sequence ATGGGAAATCAATTGGAACTAACTGTTAAGATCTTCATTTATATACATGCTATTGCTGGTGGCGTCGGATTGATCGCGGGTTTGGCGGCATTAATTGCAAAAAAAGGAAGTGTTATTCACAAAAAAAGTGGCGTTTTTTTCAATTATGGAATGGGAATCAGCGCGTTGCTTTCTCTAATCATCGCAAAAATGCCGCATCATGAAAATGTGTTTCTATTTCTCATCGGAATATTTACAATATACATGCTTTTAGTTGGGACAAGAGCGCTTAATTTTAAGAAAAATGATGATGTAAAAAATATTCGTTTAGATAAAATAATCTCAGGAACAATGTTATTCGCCGCAGTTTGTATGGTTATTTTGGGTATAAAATTACAACAACAGCATCAAGCTGGATTCGTCCTCTACTTATTTTTTGGCTTATTAAGCGCATATATGGCAGGACGCGATTTTCGTTTTTACAAATCTCCGCTTCTTTGGCGTAAAAAATGGTTGTCTAATCATATTGGAAAAATGGTTGGTGCCTACATTGCCTCTGTTACTGCATTTTTGGTGGCGGCTTTGCGATTTACGTCTATTTCTATTTGGATAATTCCCACAATCATAGGAACGATTTACATTATTTATTGGAATAGAAAGACGACTCCTAAAAAAAAGGAAATTGTGGCTTAA
- the def gene encoding peptide deformylase — translation MILPIIGYGANILREKCIDIDKDYPKLEELIANFWETLYSSNGVGLAAPQVNLNIRMFVVDSAQIFESLEPGDETYADAPGIKQVFLNAHIIERTGEEWPYQEGCLSIPGIREDVFRPEEVEIEYVDENFVAHRKKFNGITARIIQHEYDHIDGKLFIDYLKPLKRKLLHRKLDNITKGNVKVDYRMKFAKKK, via the coding sequence ATGATTTTACCGATTATAGGATATGGTGCAAATATTTTGAGAGAAAAATGTATTGATATTGACAAAGATTATCCAAAATTAGAAGAGCTCATTGCCAACTTTTGGGAAACGCTATACTCAAGCAATGGAGTAGGATTAGCAGCCCCTCAAGTGAATTTGAATATCAGAATGTTTGTTGTAGATAGTGCACAGATTTTTGAAAGTTTGGAACCTGGTGATGAGACATATGCTGATGCCCCAGGAATCAAACAAGTATTTCTCAATGCTCATATCATTGAAAGAACTGGTGAAGAATGGCCTTATCAAGAAGGATGCTTGAGCATTCCAGGCATTAGAGAAGATGTATTCCGCCCAGAAGAAGTGGAAATTGAATATGTGGATGAAAATTTCGTAGCACATAGAAAAAAATTCAATGGTATTACTGCGAGAATCATTCAACATGAATATGATCATATTGATGGAAAATTGTTCATCGATTACTTAAAACCATTGAAAAGAAAACTTTTGCATAGAAAACTGGATAACATCACGAAAGGCAATGTTAAAGTTGACTATAGAATGAAATTTGCTAAAAAGAAATAG
- a CDS encoding cytochrome-c peroxidase, with amino-acid sequence MKIVKVLGIIVVAFIACQSFFSSTKEEVSISNQINKNLSLDVDTFSMFIQDSILPLLAAPQKNEQKLQSTFLQARLNYKKMEWATEYFMYSTARLVNGIPVPEAEVASQMILQPAGLQVIETYLFPQIDTTKIEALKTEYVSLLEKSKIFKRFFDNIDIADWQILDACKLELFRIETLGITGFDNALTLRSASESADALKGVKIALDIVVENSNYKTKLDSLVNYAVAYLNQNTNFNSLDRAYFIRKMANPITIAISDYVNIAKLPDIRYNRLLNQDAKTLFDSNAFNRYAFSPDLTIENESAKIELGRKLFNETAFSLNNTRSCASCHQAERQFADGLPKHLNIDNNGFIDRNAPSLINAALQPFQFYDFRSVTLEDQISNVVANPKEMHGSIVWALNKLKSNIDYVQLFQRAFAENPNATIDTTKVITAIATYERSLTNLNSRFDQYMRGNNLSLNSAEIKGFNIFMGKAQCATCHYLPLFSGVVPPKFINMDAEVIGVPSISDRKKVDPDLGLYNYLLDNLYPVSQLEDFKYAFKTTSIRNVSKSAPYMHNGVFQTIDEVLDFYNKGGGVGLGFNLPNQTLSAVPLNLTPSEILDLKAFIFSLDSLPMN; translated from the coding sequence ATGAAAATAGTTAAAGTATTAGGAATTATAGTAGTCGCTTTTATTGCGTGTCAATCTTTTTTCTCTAGTACAAAAGAAGAAGTGTCTATCTCTAATCAGATAAATAAAAATTTATCTTTGGATGTGGACACTTTTTCCATGTTTATACAAGACTCAATTTTGCCCTTATTAGCCGCTCCGCAAAAAAATGAACAAAAACTTCAATCGACTTTTTTACAAGCTCGGCTGAACTATAAAAAAATGGAATGGGCTACAGAATATTTTATGTATTCTACTGCCAGATTGGTGAATGGAATTCCGGTGCCGGAAGCAGAGGTGGCTAGTCAAATGATATTACAGCCCGCAGGTTTACAGGTAATAGAAACCTATTTATTTCCCCAAATAGATACTACGAAAATAGAAGCGCTCAAAACTGAATATGTCTCATTATTGGAAAAAAGTAAAATATTTAAACGCTTTTTTGATAATATAGATATTGCGGATTGGCAGATTTTAGATGCGTGTAAGTTAGAATTATTTAGAATAGAGACACTAGGAATTACGGGGTTTGATAATGCACTTACATTGAGGTCTGCCTCGGAATCTGCAGACGCATTGAAAGGTGTAAAGATTGCTTTGGATATTGTAGTTGAAAATTCAAACTATAAAACCAAATTAGATAGTTTGGTCAATTATGCAGTGGCTTATTTGAATCAAAATACAAATTTCAATAGTTTGGATCGTGCATATTTTATTCGCAAAATGGCTAATCCAATTACAATTGCAATTTCCGACTATGTAAATATTGCAAAGCTGCCCGATATTCGTTACAATAGGCTATTGAATCAAGATGCAAAAACCTTGTTCGATTCCAATGCCTTTAATCGCTATGCTTTTTCGCCCGATTTGACAATTGAAAATGAAAGTGCTAAGATTGAATTGGGTCGAAAATTATTTAATGAAACCGCCTTTTCATTGAATAATACAAGAAGCTGTGCTAGTTGCCATCAAGCGGAACGACAATTTGCAGATGGTCTGCCGAAGCATTTGAATATAGATAACAATGGTTTTATTGATCGTAATGCACCATCATTAATAAATGCAGCACTTCAACCATTTCAATTTTACGATTTTCGTAGTGTCACACTAGAGGATCAGATTTCTAATGTTGTCGCTAATCCCAAAGAAATGCATGGCTCTATAGTTTGGGCATTAAATAAGTTAAAATCGAATATAGACTATGTTCAACTTTTTCAAAGAGCTTTTGCTGAAAATCCCAATGCGACAATTGATACCACAAAAGTTATCACAGCAATAGCCACTTATGAAAGAAGTCTTACCAATCTCAATAGTCGCTTTGATCAATACATGCGTGGTAATAATCTCTCGTTAAATAGTGCCGAAATTAAGGGATTCAATATCTTCATGGGAAAGGCCCAATGTGCCACATGTCATTATTTGCCTTTGTTTAGTGGTGTTGTACCTCCTAAATTTATCAATATGGATGCGGAGGTTATAGGTGTACCTTCCATAAGCGATCGTAAAAAAGTAGATCCTGATTTGGGGTTGTATAATTATTTGTTAGATAATTTATATCCTGTGAGTCAGTTGGAGGATTTTAAATATGCATTTAAGACTACTAGTATTCGTAATGTGAGTAAATCTGCACCATATATGCATAATGGCGTATTTCAAACCATAGACGAAGTATTAGATTTTTATAACAAAGGTGGAGGTGTTGGCTTAGGATTTAATTTGCCAAATCAGACATTGAGTGCCGTACCTTTGAATTTAACTCCATCAGAAATTTTAGATTTGAAAGCATTTATTTTTTCGCTCGATTCTCTTCCTATGAACTGA
- a CDS encoding energy transducer TonB → MQFLFHNVSAQKVLFKTKYYDIYYYATTPKSASIKELYYKVDGHWQIDKYYKDSIHSKFYLDQKSVLADTSKHPIWKKITFFNENGTKKEYRHAEDTITTYAEHYSGNGKKDGAAIFQKDSLISSEGWDENGNLIPDFVYEKPAEYPEGSDGWMHRLFRTIRAEIAMDNGAPVGNYTVVVSFIVDKDGKVKNVKAENDPGYKTAQEAERVIKTSDDWYPAIYMNKKVVYRQRQQITFQVLDGEEDVQITPSVVYFNQVHQRTDSANAIYRSISQPLNDSTIETKMLIIGKGTLVEVNKKVKSKNGKQYEILQQYDENGVIASEIGLINSVISKLIKFYPNGKKSQEIIYEKGLPIKSTRWDENGKLIP, encoded by the coding sequence ATGCAATTTTTGTTTCATAATGTTTCTGCTCAAAAAGTTCTATTTAAGACTAAATATTATGATATTTATTATTATGCCACAACTCCGAAAAGTGCAAGTATTAAAGAACTCTATTATAAAGTAGATGGGCATTGGCAAATTGATAAATATTATAAAGATTCTATTCATTCGAAATTTTATTTAGATCAAAAAAGTGTTTTAGCAGATACATCCAAACATCCCATTTGGAAAAAAATTACTTTTTTTAATGAAAATGGGACGAAAAAAGAATATCGGCATGCTGAAGATACCATTACCACTTATGCAGAGCATTATTCAGGAAATGGGAAAAAAGATGGGGCTGCAATTTTTCAAAAGGATTCATTAATTAGTTCTGAAGGGTGGGATGAAAATGGAAACTTAATTCCTGATTTTGTATACGAGAAACCTGCAGAATATCCCGAAGGTTCAGATGGATGGATGCACCGTCTTTTTAGAACGATAAGAGCCGAAATTGCAATGGACAATGGTGCTCCAGTTGGTAATTATACGGTTGTCGTAAGTTTTATTGTAGATAAAGATGGAAAAGTAAAAAATGTAAAGGCGGAAAATGATCCAGGGTATAAAACAGCACAAGAAGCAGAACGTGTAATAAAAACTTCTGATGACTGGTATCCAGCGATTTATATGAATAAAAAAGTAGTATATCGTCAACGTCAGCAAATTACTTTTCAAGTGTTAGATGGAGAGGAAGACGTTCAAATTACTCCAAGTGTTGTTTATTTTAATCAAGTTCATCAACGTACAGACTCCGCAAATGCTATTTATAGATCTATTAGTCAACCGTTAAATGACAGTACAATTGAAACGAAGATGTTGATAATCGGAAAAGGAACATTAGTTGAAGTAAATAAAAAAGTAAAAAGTAAGAACGGTAAGCAATATGAGATATTGCAACAATACGATGAAAATGGAGTCATTGCTTCCGAAATAGGACTAATAAATTCAGTGATAAGTAAACTCATCAAGTTCTATCCAAATGGAAAAAAATCGCAAGAAATTATCTATGAGAAAGGATTGCCCATCAAATCAACGCGTTGGGATGAAAATGGTAAATTGATTCCATAA
- a CDS encoding NADPH-dependent F420 reductase has protein sequence MKSINLFRQKILSFLAVAHIFIMLTLVSCAQQPKESKIGTSVKSLKIGIIGSGNVGGTLGKKWSKAGYKVFFSSRHPEELKDLVTSAGPNAQAGTIENAIKFADVVVLAVPYKAEAELSNKYKSFIGDKILIDCDNAYSFRDGAVVADAKSEGVANYTQRNYFPKAKLIRAFNAVNASSVASADANNKIAIPFATDDPKLKSVAEELIIAADGIPKDGGSIKDSKSFDL, from the coding sequence ATGAAAAGTATTAATTTGTTTCGTCAAAAAATTCTAAGTTTTTTAGCGGTAGCGCATATTTTCATAATGCTTACACTTGTCTCTTGTGCGCAACAACCAAAAGAAAGTAAAATCGGAACTTCTGTAAAAAGTTTAAAAATTGGCATTATTGGTTCTGGTAATGTGGGAGGGACGTTAGGTAAAAAATGGTCAAAAGCCGGATACAAAGTATTTTTTAGTTCGCGCCATCCAGAAGAATTAAAAGATTTAGTTACCTCAGCAGGTCCCAATGCACAGGCTGGCACGATTGAAAATGCCATCAAATTTGCTGATGTGGTTGTGTTGGCAGTTCCCTACAAAGCAGAAGCAGAATTAAGCAATAAATACAAATCATTCATTGGTGATAAAATATTGATCGATTGCGATAATGCCTATTCATTCAGAGATGGAGCTGTTGTGGCCGATGCAAAGTCCGAAGGCGTTGCTAATTATACGCAACGAAATTATTTTCCGAAGGCAAAATTAATCAGAGCATTTAATGCCGTAAATGCAAGTTCGGTTGCGTCGGCAGATGCAAATAATAAGATAGCAATACCTTTTGCTACAGACGATCCAAAGTTGAAAAGTGTTGCGGAAGAATTAATCATTGCCGCTGATGGTATTCCTAAAGATGGGGGCAGTATTAAGGATAGTAAATCCTTTGATCTGTAA
- a CDS encoding alkaline phosphatase family protein, whose product MKHNRRFAFFPKKVLLASAFGLGILSMMSFDKKDPNSEYEQKIKKIKHIVVIYMENHSFDNLYGQFKGANGISNATQENIIQLDENGKPYQYLPAIPLSSVFPTNMTNGLFNIDQYIPADQETPDVVHRYYQERAQINGGKMNKFAQYNSTRGMTMGYYKTDLLPLKPIAENYTLCDNLFHSAFGSSFLNHQWLISAATPYFPEAPETMRAKLDTNGIMERDGTVTPDGYAVNTVYSVNQPHPAAKASHLVPNQTNPTIGDRLSEKNISWAWYSGGWDSAMAGKADPTFQYHHQPFIYFKSFADGTKAKKEHLKDETEFIAAAKSGKLPAVSFIKPLGINNEHPGYSNVITGETHAVELINDVLNGPEGAETLVILTYDENGGFWDHVAPPVIDKWGPGSRIPCILISPFTKKHFVDHTQYETVSILALIEKRWGLKPLNNRDKNANPFMGAF is encoded by the coding sequence ATGAAACATAATCGCCGTTTTGCATTTTTTCCAAAAAAAGTATTGCTTGCTTCCGCTTTTGGTTTGGGTATATTGTCCATGATGTCTTTTGATAAAAAAGATCCCAATTCCGAATACGAACAGAAAATCAAAAAGATCAAGCACATAGTCGTGATCTATATGGAAAATCATAGTTTTGATAATCTCTATGGACAATTTAAAGGTGCGAATGGTATCAGTAATGCTACGCAGGAAAATATTATACAGTTAGATGAAAATGGTAAGCCTTATCAATACTTACCTGCAATTCCTTTATCAAGTGTATTTCCTACGAATATGACCAATGGCTTGTTTAATATAGATCAGTATATCCCTGCAGATCAAGAGACGCCTGATGTCGTGCATCGTTATTATCAAGAACGCGCACAGATCAATGGAGGGAAAATGAATAAATTCGCACAATATAATAGTACACGTGGGATGACTATGGGTTACTATAAAACGGATTTACTTCCTTTAAAACCTATAGCAGAAAATTATACACTTTGTGATAATTTATTTCATAGTGCATTTGGTAGTTCCTTTTTAAATCATCAATGGTTAATCTCCGCGGCAACACCTTATTTTCCAGAAGCGCCAGAGACAATGCGTGCCAAATTAGATACAAATGGCATAATGGAGCGCGATGGGACCGTTACTCCTGATGGTTATGCGGTGAATACGGTATATTCCGTCAATCAACCTCATCCTGCCGCAAAAGCATCTCATTTAGTTCCTAATCAAACCAACCCAACGATAGGTGATCGATTGAGTGAAAAAAATATTTCTTGGGCTTGGTATTCGGGTGGTTGGGATAGTGCGATGGCGGGCAAGGCCGATCCAACATTTCAATACCATCATCAGCCATTTATTTATTTCAAATCTTTTGCAGATGGAACAAAAGCGAAAAAGGAACATTTGAAAGATGAAACGGAATTTATTGCCGCGGCAAAATCGGGTAAATTACCTGCAGTTTCTTTTATAAAACCTTTGGGTATTAATAATGAGCATCCTGGATATTCTAATGTAATTACAGGAGAAACACACGCTGTGGAATTAATTAATGATGTGTTGAATGGCCCAGAAGGAGCAGAAACATTAGTTATATTGACTTATGATGAGAATGGTGGTTTTTGGGATCACGTCGCACCACCTGTAATTGATAAATGGGGACCCGGCTCTAGAATTCCTTGTATTTTAATTTCTCCATTTACTAAGAAACATTTTGTAGATCATACACAGTATGAAACGGTTAGCATTCTAGCGTTGATAGAAAAACGATGGGGATTGAAACCTTTGAATAATAGAGATAAAAATGCGAATCCTTTTATGGGTGCATTTTAA